The Cystobacter ferrugineus genome includes a window with the following:
- the rplL gene encoding 50S ribosomal protein L7/L12 — MADLNTIIDQLSSLTVMEAAELVKKLEEKWGVSAAAVAVAAGPAGAGAAAAAPVEEKTEFNVVLANAGANKINVIKEIRAITGLGLKEAKDLVEGAPKTVKEGVNKDDAKKIKDQLVAAGATVEIK; from the coding sequence ATGGCTGACCTGAACACGATCATCGACCAGCTCTCCTCCCTGACGGTCATGGAGGCCGCTGAGCTCGTGAAGAAGCTCGAGGAGAAGTGGGGCGTTTCCGCCGCCGCCGTGGCCGTGGCCGCTGGCCCCGCCGGTGCTGGCGCCGCCGCCGCCGCTCCCGTCGAGGAGAAGACGGAGTTCAACGTCGTGCTGGCCAACGCCGGCGCGAACAAGATCAACGTCATCAAGGAGATCCGCGCGATCACCGGCCTGGGCCTGAAGGAGGCCAAGGACCTGGTCGAGGGCGCTCCCAAGACCGTCAAGGAGGGCGTCAACAAGGACGACGCCAAGAAGATCAAGGACCAGCTCGTTGCCGCTGGTGCCACTGTCGAGATCAAGTAG